DNA from Pseudoalteromonas sp. MEBiC 03607:
GGTCATGAGCAAGTGCAAAACTGGCATTCATTTGATGCCTTTATTTATGACTGTATTGTAAAAGCAAAGTCAGTATTGAAAGAGTCAGACGTGCAGCAACCGTTAATTTGGTTATTACCGGCACTGCCTTTTCAAACTGATCATAAAACACTATTTATAAACAGCCTTCAACAGCGTTATGGCATTGCTGTCGAACAGATGATTTTTGAAGGCGCAAACGCTATACACAGTGCGATTGCATTAGCTAAAGAGCAAAATTTTAGTGTTTTTCATGTGATTGCAATTGATGGTGTGTTTAAAGCCTCAAAGCATAACGGCTTTGAATATTTAGGGATAGCGGCTTGTAAGGCATATGTTGAATTTACTCAGGTAGGTTGGGCGTTGCAATCTACGAGCATGTGTTCTTCTGTGGATATAGCAAAGCATCAGCCTATACATGCAGAGCTTGAACGTATTTTATCGCTAAATGAACAAAAAATAGATTTAGTGTTTGCCCCAGGTAATGGCCTAGAAAGTGATGATTGGGTAAGTTATTTACCTGTTTTAAGTAAAAAAATTAATGAACAAACGTTGTTCCAACTTCCTAATTATAAATTAGGCAAAATGGGAGCAATAGAAGGGGTTGTAAACCTCGCAAGCCTGACAAATAGCTCACTTTATGCTGAGCGTTTTGGGCAGGCGTTAATAATTTCGCAAGAGTACAACAAGTACCAAGCCGTCGCGTCATACTTATGGATAAGTAAGGAAATGTGCAACTAATGGATAGTAAAGCAGTTGTGTTACAGGGAACACGTTATCCCATCTGCCTCGTGTTAGCTAAACAGCCAGCCCCCAGTGGTTTTATTGCTGTCGCAACGAATACGCCGGATAGTGCCTACAAATTTGTAGCAGAGGTTGGCGCGGTATTAAGTGGCGATGCTGCTAAACGATTAGATCTTATTCAATTGTTAAATGTTGCTGGTATTAATTGTCCAAGGCAAGCAACAGCGCGCGAAACTGCATCGGCTTTGATAAAAGCCTTAACCTCAGGTGTCATTACGTGCTACCAGCAGCAAGTAAAAAGCACCATTCAAGTCAGTGATAATACTCGCTCATCGCAAAGTAGCAGTTCAGCGTCTTCGGCTGTGCCAAGTAATGCCAAAAAAGCAACACAAGCTCCTGCTAGCAATAAGGGCAGTGCCAGTAACACAACCGCAAGTGAAACGCCTATAACAGAACAAGAATGCCGTTCAGACCCGGTTTCGATGCTAACAGGCGAAGAAATTCTTCCTTTAACTGACTTCTCATTAGCCGCAAATAGGCCTTTAACGTGGCGTCGGTTATATCGTTCGTCTCACTGTAATCAAAAAACAATACTGGGTAATGGCTGGCGTCACGATTATTTAGTGCAATTAACCGAGCATTACCTACCACCGCCGAAAGTGGGCCCAAAGAAAAAGGGCACCTACTGGCTCGAGTATCACGACGAACATGGTGCGACTCATAAGTTTGAAAAAGTGAAGCCGGGGCAATCGAGTTATCAGCTAAGTAGTAACTTGGTGCTTCATTATAAAGAAAATGGCAAGCAAGTATTAGTAACACCAGATGATAAACACCTGACGTTTATGCCGGGTGCATCAGCATGGTTGCTCGAAAAAATCATCAATGAAAAAGGTCAAAGCACCCGTTTTTATTATGATTCGATGGAGCGTTTACAACGTATTGAAGTAAACAAAGTACGCGGCTGTGTACTGAAATATAATAAGCACGGTTTGCTCAAAACGGTGCACGCTTATCGTACTAATGAACAAGGGAAATTAGTTCTTTTAGATCAGCCGTTAGCCAGTTATGAGTATGATGAACAGTCAAACTTAGTGGCGGCAACAAACCAATTTGCTGAACAAGAGCGTTATGAGTATAACGCTGCAAATTTACTAATAAAGCGAACTAGAGCAAGCGGTTTTAGTCATCACTTTGAGTGGGACTCATATGGTTATGATGCCAAATGTATTAAACAGTGGGGTGATGACAATACCTATTGCTACCAGTTCGAGTATCAAGGCAATAAAACAACCAGTATAGATTCACGCGGCAACCAAGAGCACTTTGTTCACAATGAGCAAGGTAAGCTGATTGAGCACACTGATGCCAATGGTAATATCACACGCTATGATTACAATTCGCTTGGACAAAAAGTAGCGCAAACTGATGCTCTAGGCTATCAAACGCTTTATACCTATACTGAATACGGCCAACTTGAATCAGTCACCCAAGCTGATGGTAACCGCACTCAATTTGGCTATAACCAACTTGGTCAACAAGTCGTTGTTATTTTGCCAAATGGCGAGAAGATTAAACGCCAATACAGTGCCTCAGGGTTATTACAAAGTGAAACCCAAGCAGATGGGCGAATAGCACTTTACAGTTACGACAAACAAGGTAATTTGACCCAGCATGTCACGCCAAATGGTCATGTATTAAAATACACATGGAATGAACAAGGTGAGCTACTTGCAAAGCAGCATAATGATGAGCTCATTCGTTACAGCTACGATAACCTCGGTCGTGTAAACGCAACCATTAACCAAGCCGGTCTGCTTACTCAATATAAATATAATGAGCAAGGGCAACTAGTTGAAACAACCGCGTTTGAGCAAAGTAACCCTGATAACAAACAACAGCAGCTTTTTACTTATGATGATGCTGGTCGATTAGTTCGTTCGCAAAACGGTAATGGTGATACCACAGAGCAGCACTTTGAGGGGCTAAGCCAACCTCACTGCGTGATCCAGCCAGATGGCAGTGCACTGCATTTAACGTATGATAAAGAGCGAAATTTAACCGCAATCGAGCGTAGTGACGGCCATATTTATCGCATCAATTACGATGCAAATGAAAACCCAACACAAATCACGGGTTTTGATGGTACTGAGCAGCAATTTAAGTACGACGCATGTAATCGTTTAGTGGCTGTCACGCAAAGCGACAAACGCCATGTAAATATTAAGCGTGATAAGCTAGGCCGCGTTATTTCGCAGCACGCAAGTCTAGCCACAAATAAACACATAGTTAATAACGCTAACCATTACAGTTATACTCTAGAGGGTAAAATAGCGCGTGCTCATAATGAGCAATCAACGATTAAACAGTCGTTTGATAAAGGCGGACGGCTACTCAGTGTTGAGCAAATCCACAACCAGTCTCAAACCCATAAACTCGCATACAGCTACGATGACTATGGCAGACGAGAGTCTCTTACCTTGCCAGACTCAACAATCCTTTATTATAACTACAATAGTTTTGGTCAGTTAAGTGCTATACAGGTAAAGCGAGCGGAAGGTGAGTTAGCAAAACTCGTCGAGCTTGGCTACGACAGCCAAAATAATATCAAAACTCAACGTTTCGCTAATAAGGTTACCCTTAATCAGACGTTTGATGTTTTTGGGCGTTTAACGCAGCAGCAACTATCGCATCCAGAGCACACATTATTTGATAGCTGTGATTATCAATATGATGCGGTTAATCAACTTATTGCACGTGAAGAACAAGGCATTAGCTGCCAAAATACACAGTTTGAATACAATAGCCTTGGCCAATTAATTCAGCAAAATCTAGCTGATGCAAAGTCGGATACACAAGCGCCAGAAACCGCTAAGCAATTTCAGTGGGACAGTTTTGGTAACCCGATTAGCCAAACTCAAGCGCAGCATGATGAAGCAGTCAATAAACAAGAAGCTAATGATGCTGTTACATATAGCCAAGTCGATGCCGACAGGTTAACCCATTTTGGCGATAGCGATTTTGAATACGATGACTGTGGTAACCAAGTTCGTGAAACGGGCAAAGGTATAAAAACGCACCGTGAATACAATGCGTTCAACCAATTAAGCAGCTTTAACAACAACGGTACACTAACACATTACGACTATGACCCACTGGGTCGCCGTATCGCTAAGCAGACTGAGCATGGCAAGATTGATTATATTTGGGATAACGACCAGCTAATAGGTGAATACCAGCACGGCGAGTATACCTGGTACATCAACTTACCGAATCAATTTCACCCGGTCGCACTGATTAAACAAGGTGAGCTGTATTACTACCACCTAGACCAACTAAACACCCCACGTTTTGTTACAAACAACAATGCAGAAGTTGTATGGCAAAACCACGCCGATGTGTACGGCTATGAAGAGCCAGTAGCTGATACTGACTTTAATAAAGAAAACAGCTTCACTCAGCCAATACGTTTCC
Protein-coding regions in this window:
- a CDS encoding RHS repeat-associated core domain-containing protein; its protein translation is MDSKAVVLQGTRYPICLVLAKQPAPSGFIAVATNTPDSAYKFVAEVGAVLSGDAAKRLDLIQLLNVAGINCPRQATARETASALIKALTSGVITCYQQQVKSTIQVSDNTRSSQSSSSASSAVPSNAKKATQAPASNKGSASNTTASETPITEQECRSDPVSMLTGEEILPLTDFSLAANRPLTWRRLYRSSHCNQKTILGNGWRHDYLVQLTEHYLPPPKVGPKKKGTYWLEYHDEHGATHKFEKVKPGQSSYQLSSNLVLHYKENGKQVLVTPDDKHLTFMPGASAWLLEKIINEKGQSTRFYYDSMERLQRIEVNKVRGCVLKYNKHGLLKTVHAYRTNEQGKLVLLDQPLASYEYDEQSNLVAATNQFAEQERYEYNAANLLIKRTRASGFSHHFEWDSYGYDAKCIKQWGDDNTYCYQFEYQGNKTTSIDSRGNQEHFVHNEQGKLIEHTDANGNITRYDYNSLGQKVAQTDALGYQTLYTYTEYGQLESVTQADGNRTQFGYNQLGQQVVVILPNGEKIKRQYSASGLLQSETQADGRIALYSYDKQGNLTQHVTPNGHVLKYTWNEQGELLAKQHNDELIRYSYDNLGRVNATINQAGLLTQYKYNEQGQLVETTAFEQSNPDNKQQQLFTYDDAGRLVRSQNGNGDTTEQHFEGLSQPHCVIQPDGSALHLTYDKERNLTAIERSDGHIYRINYDANENPTQITGFDGTEQQFKYDACNRLVAVTQSDKRHVNIKRDKLGRVISQHASLATNKHIVNNANHYSYTLEGKIARAHNEQSTIKQSFDKGGRLLSVEQIHNQSQTHKLAYSYDDYGRRESLTLPDSTILYYNYNSFGQLSAIQVKRAEGELAKLVELGYDSQNNIKTQRFANKVTLNQTFDVFGRLTQQQLSHPEHTLFDSCDYQYDAVNQLIAREEQGISCQNTQFEYNSLGQLIQQNLADAKSDTQAPETAKQFQWDSFGNPISQTQAQHDEAVNKQEANDAVTYSQVDADRLTHFGDSDFEYDDCGNQVRETGKGIKTHREYNAFNQLSSFNNNGTLTHYDYDPLGRRIAKQTEHGKIDYIWDNDQLIGEYQHGEYTWYINLPNQFHPVALIKQGELYYYHLDQLNTPRFVTNNNAEVVWQNHADVYGYEEPVADTDFNKENSFTQPIRFQGQYSDDESGLHYNRYRYYSPKQQRFINQDPIGLVGGINHYQYAPNPVNWVDPYGLMCKEGERSLKISLDRAFNKGVISRELQRNLFEAAQIGFITPKEIKQELISGNPASLLVFEAKDKSEPLVSQSVIKESNKTPPSVDELIMSDLNIGNSLNGLEGEDFKNHVLMNYYLHPGLDVLSREEFLSISVYTTNLYEPINNGLRGFSSDNKKKWSRVVENANKGLEKLAENPEFRYEGEVVRGDKFSDDLLDELFPIGGIHHEKGFKSTSFNPDKSFPGNTKITIKSKNGVKVADTASVAPHEEEVLFKSGTKFKVISREKVNGKNFIELEEV